One Ornithodoros turicata isolate Travis unplaced genomic scaffold, ASM3712646v1 Chromosome15, whole genome shotgun sequence DNA window includes the following coding sequences:
- the LOC135372469 gene encoding uncharacterized protein LOC135372469, with product MTSPAPTMPDPAPLASQPSTLDAVAVKIPPFWPADPALWFANIEAQFALRGISAQQTKFFHVVGALGPNEASEVRDVITNPPAANPFDALKDALTKRTTASEQERLRQLLTAEVLGDRKPSQLLRRMQQLLGDRASSLDESILRELFLQRLPNTVRMILTTSSSVSLEALAEMADKMMDIAPPTVCAISPQPSAPSPSDFQELRDEVSRLSGLVASSLRFGRSRSPRHRSPRRGNFRRRTPSPLQQSANPDECWYHQTFGDRARRCQPPCSRQGNGSVNN from the coding sequence ATGACCTCTCCGGCGCCGACGATGCCGGACCCCGCACCGCTGGCGTCGCAACCTTCCACTCTTGATGCTGTAGCCGTGAAGATTCCGCCTTTCTGGCCAGCGGACCCGGCTCTGTGGTTCGCCAACATCGAAGCGCAGTTTGCCCTCCGAGGCATATCTGCACAGCAAACAAAATTCTTTCACGTCGTTGGAGCGCTTGGCCCTAACGAAGCGTCAGAGGTCAGGGACGTCATCACCAACCCCCCAGCAGCCAACCCTTTCGACGCGTTAAAAGACGCGCTCACGAAGAGAACGACAGCATCTGAACAGGAACGCCTGCGACAACTGCTCACAGCTGAGGTCCTCGGCGACAGGAAGCCTTCGCAGCTGCTGCGTCGGATGCAGCAGTTGTTGGGCGATAGGGCCTCATCCTTGGACGAATCCATCCTGCGCGAATTATTCCTGCAGCGTCTTCCGAACACGGTTCGCATGATACTAACAACGTCGAGCAGCGTTTCGCTCGAGGCTTTAGCGGAGATGGCGGATAAGATGATGGACATTGCGCCGCCAACTGTTTGTGCCATATCTCCACAACCCTCTGCACCATCACCGTCGGACTTCCAGGAGCTGCGTGACGAAGTCAGCCGCCTTTCCGGCTTAGTTGCATCAAGCCTACGCTTCGGCCGATCGCGAAGCCCAAGACACCGCAGCCCTCGTCGCGGCAACTTCCGTCGTCGCACACCATCGCCTCTCCAGCAGTCTGCAAATCCCGATGAGTGCTGGTACCACCAAACTTTCGGAGACCGTGCCCGGCGCTGCCAGCCTCCCTGCTCCAGACAGGGAAACGGGAGCGTCAACAACTGA